From Rubripirellula reticaptiva, the proteins below share one genomic window:
- a CDS encoding sulfatase family protein translates to MSTLLLIAAPVFGGDRRPNVIVIFTDDHGYADLGCQEVFEDVKTPHLDALASGGARMTDGYCTAPQCVPSRGGLISGQYQTKWGLESNPQFQDRSVMERFAELKTIPERLQGAGYKTGMAGKWHLGPNTAGAIAKHGFDKVFFKHSNADGHWNMNLRGEDVPPQVQKGGGYHLDLVSSFACSFIERFQDEPFFLFLAYRAPHVPLDAPQRYLNRFPGEMPQRRRQALAMLSAVDDGVGSIVAKLAEHDLDQDTLIFVIGDNGAPLKMHKLDAPGGGPGWDGSLNDPMNGEKGLLTEGGIRVPFVVHWNGTIPAGQVYSHPVTSLDVGATACALAGLPDDPELDGVSLLPYLSGQTDGIPHGTLYWRWLGQSAIRKGKWKYLRSDQREFLFDLENDVEETNNLIEDRPDVARSLVKELTTWAATQSPPGIGAMKSEAMSRQASTFLDWYMEDKQTITDVEVHTKVEVE, encoded by the coding sequence ATGTCGACGTTGTTGTTGATTGCCGCACCGGTGTTTGGTGGCGATCGCAGGCCGAATGTGATCGTGATTTTCACGGACGATCACGGCTATGCGGACTTGGGATGTCAAGAAGTCTTTGAAGACGTCAAGACGCCGCACTTGGATGCGTTGGCCAGCGGCGGCGCAAGGATGACGGATGGTTATTGCACCGCGCCTCAGTGCGTGCCTTCGCGCGGCGGTTTAATCAGCGGCCAGTATCAAACCAAGTGGGGTTTGGAATCGAACCCGCAATTTCAAGACCGCAGCGTCATGGAACGGTTTGCCGAATTGAAGACCATTCCCGAGCGTCTTCAGGGTGCGGGTTACAAAACCGGGATGGCCGGCAAATGGCATTTGGGGCCAAACACGGCTGGCGCGATCGCCAAGCACGGCTTTGACAAAGTGTTTTTTAAACACAGCAATGCTGATGGGCACTGGAACATGAATCTGCGCGGTGAAGATGTTCCGCCCCAAGTTCAAAAGGGGGGTGGATATCATCTTGATCTTGTTTCCTCGTTTGCGTGCTCGTTCATTGAGCGATTCCAAGACGAGCCGTTCTTTTTATTTCTCGCCTATCGAGCACCGCATGTTCCGCTGGATGCTCCGCAGCGTTACTTGAACCGGTTTCCTGGTGAAATGCCACAGCGGCGACGGCAAGCGCTTGCGATGTTATCGGCAGTTGACGACGGAGTTGGCAGCATCGTGGCAAAACTTGCCGAGCATGATTTGGATCAGGACACGTTGATCTTTGTGATCGGTGACAATGGTGCGCCGCTGAAAATGCACAAGCTCGACGCGCCCGGTGGTGGGCCGGGCTGGGATGGATCACTTAACGATCCCATGAACGGCGAAAAAGGATTGCTTACCGAGGGCGGGATTCGCGTGCCCTTTGTCGTTCATTGGAACGGAACGATTCCGGCTGGACAAGTTTACTCGCATCCTGTTACGTCGCTGGACGTCGGCGCAACGGCGTGTGCATTGGCCGGTTTGCCGGACGATCCGGAGCTCGACGGTGTTAGTTTATTGCCTTATCTGTCGGGGCAAACCGACGGCATTCCACACGGCACTCTTTATTGGCGCTGGCTAGGCCAGTCAGCGATTCGCAAAGGGAAGTGGAAGTACCTGCGAAGCGACCAACGCGAGTTCCTGTTCGATTTGGAAAATGATGTCGAGGAAACCAACAATCTGATCGAGGACCGTCCTGACGTTGCTCGGTCGTTGGTGAAGGAGCTGACAACGTGGGCTGCGACCCAATCACCACCGGGAATCGGGGCGATGAAGTCTGAGGCGATGAGTCGTCAGGCGAGTACGTTTCTGGACTGGTACATGGAAGACAAACAGACGATCACAGACGTCGAAGTTCATACAAAGGTCGAAGTAGAGTGA
- a CDS encoding sulfatase family protein — MMSAATGFAADRPNVLFVLTEDQGAHLSLLDTPGLKTPNIDSLAKSGVYFSNAFVVYPVCSASKSAIYTGLHNHTNGILNNTHNFHVPANKVTAAQRGLKLAQINRVRDQYQTLTEILNQAGYYQGVTHKLHVLPNEKFPYDEFLHGSRKEIQDFISHAAEQQQPWFLMVNIPNSHRPYPNSDKNPIRVDPAMVKLPAYLPDSPEVRKDWAEYLAGVEQADALTGQAIEVLEQSGQRDNTIVIFMSDHGPTFQHGKMTLYDLGLRVPLIISGHGVSQTGTSEELVSELDLLPTLLQLCDVDHEFDYALHGKSVAPLLTGESKLPNSEHVFAEISNRGPLPNDGMQERSVFDGRWKLIYREKVDTAWRQVNADSREFKIWGNRTYAETIRLKDEFPRQYQILAEMDPQNLGAVVPKLELYDLQSDPDEMTNLANDAEHQDQQGRLMTVLRDWVQRTNDPAVSP, encoded by the coding sequence ATGATGTCTGCTGCGACAGGATTTGCTGCCGATCGTCCCAACGTTCTATTCGTACTGACGGAAGACCAGGGCGCTCACTTGAGTCTGCTGGACACGCCAGGCTTGAAGACGCCCAACATCGATTCGCTGGCCAAATCCGGCGTCTACTTTTCCAATGCGTTTGTCGTCTACCCGGTATGTTCGGCGTCAAAGTCCGCGATCTATACCGGACTGCACAACCACACCAACGGTATCCTGAACAACACTCACAATTTTCATGTGCCGGCTAACAAAGTGACTGCGGCTCAACGTGGGCTGAAGCTTGCCCAGATCAATCGTGTTCGCGATCAGTATCAAACGTTGACCGAGATTCTCAATCAGGCCGGGTACTATCAGGGCGTGACACACAAGCTGCATGTGCTGCCAAACGAGAAGTTCCCGTATGACGAATTCCTTCACGGCAGTCGCAAGGAAATCCAAGACTTCATTAGCCATGCCGCTGAGCAACAGCAACCTTGGTTCTTGATGGTCAACATTCCGAATTCGCATCGTCCGTACCCGAACAGTGACAAGAACCCAATCCGAGTCGATCCGGCGATGGTAAAGCTGCCGGCCTATTTGCCGGATTCACCGGAAGTACGAAAGGATTGGGCCGAATACCTGGCAGGCGTCGAACAGGCTGACGCGTTGACGGGACAAGCGATCGAAGTGCTCGAACAATCGGGGCAGCGTGACAACACCATTGTGATTTTCATGAGCGACCATGGGCCGACGTTCCAGCACGGCAAGATGACGCTTTATGACCTCGGTTTGCGAGTCCCTTTGATCATCAGCGGTCATGGCGTATCACAAACCGGAACGAGTGAAGAACTCGTTAGCGAACTCGATCTGCTGCCAACTCTTTTGCAGTTGTGCGACGTTGATCACGAGTTCGATTACGCGTTGCACGGTAAATCGGTAGCCCCGCTGCTGACCGGCGAATCGAAACTGCCGAATTCCGAACATGTGTTTGCTGAGATTTCAAATCGCGGGCCGCTACCGAATGACGGAATGCAGGAACGCAGCGTCTTTGACGGACGTTGGAAGCTGATTTATCGCGAGAAGGTTGATACGGCATGGCGACAGGTCAATGCTGACTCACGTGAGTTCAAGATTTGGGGCAACCGAACTTACGCCGAAACAATTCGCTTAAAGGATGAGTTCCCGAGGCAATATCAGATCTTGGCTGAAATGGATCCTCAGAATCTCGGCGCCGTCGTGCCAAAGCTTGAATTGTACGACTTGCAGTCCGATCCTGACGAAATGACGAACTTGGCGAATGACGCTGAACACCAGGACCAGCAGGGTCGTCTGATGACAGTGCTGCGGGATTGGGTACAACGAACCAACGATCCTGCGGTGAGTCCTTAA
- a CDS encoding sulfatase-like hydrolase/transferase — translation MKINLFCFSIVLSLLVCLGALQSVAAERPNIVLIVADDVGYSDIGCYGGEIETPNLDRLAAEGIRFSEFHVNPMCVVTRTSLLSGHTHSQSDNYRRSLPFPRLIREAGYATSISGKWHQPGNPLDSGFDSFYGFLNGAIDSWTGFEGRKPAIQTGRQPPQPVPPGWYSSDAFTDDAIEQIAAAKNEGKPFFTYLAFNAPHSPLHAPRENVEKYYGRYMAGWESLRNERFKRMKAMGLIDDRYVMSQPDAEVRRWDELPASIQQQESRRMAAYAGMLDRLDWNVGRLLTYLDEQHLAENTIVIFMADNGGAYSNGDIRTYDQQVPWQAGSNPFVSNGWGYLKNTPFRWYKSCAQEGGVSVPMIVRWPSKLADQAGSLRGQRLHVTDLYPTFLELANSSYPNGDDGRSIEPLYGNSFLPLLSDPSLDHLAIHDEIFWCFNQTGKGLVKGDWKISSISDGPWRLYNVKDDPAESNDLASAQPDVVTRMSSHWYKFAVDRTAMDQSWRAPLKPYQEGWGFHRIRMVMPGFVRAVPASSAMSVDVDTDLTFYFSKPIGFANSTGKSIRLYEASDVATVVWQADPESGHPAEGTMQITFNDLPKLKPDTTYFALADAGWIKIGGKPVGPLNDGAYWYRFRTGSDEHVRRADDSNR, via the coding sequence TTGAAAATCAACCTGTTTTGTTTCAGCATCGTATTATCGCTCTTGGTCTGTTTGGGGGCGTTGCAGTCGGTTGCAGCGGAGCGGCCGAATATCGTTTTGATTGTCGCTGACGACGTCGGGTATTCGGATATCGGCTGCTATGGCGGCGAGATCGAGACGCCGAACTTAGATCGTCTGGCTGCCGAAGGCATTCGATTCAGTGAGTTCCACGTCAATCCGATGTGCGTTGTCACTCGGACTAGTCTGCTGAGCGGCCACACCCACTCGCAATCCGACAACTATCGTCGATCGCTCCCGTTTCCTCGATTGATTCGCGAAGCAGGTTACGCCACCTCGATCTCGGGCAAGTGGCATCAGCCGGGCAATCCGCTCGATTCGGGATTTGATTCGTTTTATGGTTTTCTCAATGGAGCGATCGACAGCTGGACTGGTTTTGAGGGTCGCAAACCGGCCATCCAAACGGGCCGTCAACCACCGCAGCCTGTTCCGCCGGGCTGGTACAGTTCGGATGCGTTCACTGATGACGCGATCGAGCAAATCGCTGCTGCGAAAAACGAAGGAAAACCGTTTTTTACCTACCTAGCTTTCAACGCGCCGCACAGTCCGCTGCATGCGCCGCGCGAAAACGTTGAAAAGTACTACGGACGCTATATGGCCGGCTGGGAATCTTTGCGGAACGAGCGTTTCAAACGTATGAAAGCGATGGGCTTGATCGATGATCGATACGTCATGTCGCAGCCGGATGCCGAAGTGCGTCGCTGGGACGAACTGCCAGCTTCGATCCAGCAGCAAGAGAGCCGTCGTATGGCAGCGTACGCGGGAATGCTTGATCGCCTCGACTGGAACGTGGGGCGATTGCTGACGTACCTGGATGAACAGCATCTTGCCGAAAATACCATCGTGATTTTCATGGCGGACAACGGCGGAGCGTACAGCAACGGTGATATCCGCACGTACGATCAACAGGTTCCTTGGCAAGCTGGTTCTAATCCGTTCGTTTCCAACGGTTGGGGATATCTGAAGAACACGCCGTTCCGATGGTACAAATCGTGTGCGCAAGAGGGCGGCGTTTCGGTGCCAATGATTGTGCGCTGGCCCAGCAAGTTGGCCGATCAAGCGGGCAGCCTTCGTGGTCAGCGTCTGCACGTCACGGATTTGTATCCAACGTTTCTTGAACTCGCAAACTCATCGTACCCGAACGGTGACGACGGTCGCTCGATTGAACCGCTCTATGGAAATTCGTTTTTGCCGTTGCTGAGTGATCCGTCGCTCGATCACTTGGCAATCCACGACGAGATTTTTTGGTGCTTCAATCAAACGGGCAAGGGACTAGTCAAGGGAGACTGGAAGATTTCAAGCATCAGCGACGGTCCTTGGCGTTTGTACAACGTCAAGGACGATCCGGCCGAATCAAATGACTTAGCGAGTGCGCAACCGGACGTCGTCACCCGAATGAGTAGCCATTGGTACAAATTTGCTGTGGATCGGACCGCGATGGACCAGTCGTGGCGTGCGCCGTTGAAACCGTATCAAGAAGGCTGGGGCTTCCATCGTATCCGTATGGTGATGCCAGGGTTCGTGCGTGCCGTGCCGGCGTCGTCGGCAATGAGTGTGGATGTGGACACTGACTTGACTTTCTATTTTTCGAAGCCTATTGGTTTTGCCAACTCGACCGGCAAAAGTATTCGGCTCTACGAAGCGAGTGACGTCGCCACTGTCGTCTGGCAGGCTGATCCAGAATCTGGACATCCAGCCGAAGGAACGATGCAGATCACGTTCAACGATCTGCCCAAACTGAAACCGGATACGACCTACTTTGCACTTGCCGACGCAGGATGGATTAAGATCGGTGGAAAACCTGTAGGCCCGCTGAACGACGGTGCTTATTGGTATCGATTCCGAACCGGATCGGACGAGCATGTACGCCGAGCTGACGACTCAAATCGTTGA
- a CDS encoding arylsulfatase, with translation MRSSHSRNSISILVLAVSIGMMLASHVSAQRPNFLVIIADDLGYSDVGCYGSEIATPNLDGLAAGGLKFTQFYNTARCWPTRSALLTGYYPQQIRRDGMPGAPSGFGGSGKRPAWAQTIADYLRPAGYRSYHSGKWHVDGKPTDNGFDLSDEATRSHGFFDSIKREDRDPDFYRTTATADHAIECLQQHAAEFADQPFFQYVAFHAPHFPLHALPEDIERYRDRYVDGWDALREERHKRQQALGITSAELSKLEEDVGPPYAFPDQIALLGPGEINRPLPWGKLTQQQQRFQATKMAIHAAMIDRMDQEIGRIVEQLRSMSAFEDTLILFLSDNGASAEMMVRGEGHDPSAAPGSAATYLCLGPGFSSAANTPFRRHKTWVHEGGISTPLIAHWPKRISARNELRWTIGHVIDIAPTILDFAGVEPASSSVPAMIGKSLAPVLLKGDVALNDEIWFYHEGNRALRQGDWKIVHGNVARDFPWGRSKAAANETDQAEWSLYDLSTDRAEQNDVASDHPEIVAAMQSRWLELRDQFLRDSASALLPSTD, from the coding sequence ATGAGATCAAGCCACTCAAGAAATTCGATATCGATTTTGGTCCTGGCCGTTTCGATTGGCATGATGTTGGCCAGTCACGTGTCTGCTCAGCGGCCAAATTTTCTTGTCATCATCGCCGACGATTTAGGCTACTCAGACGTTGGTTGCTATGGCAGCGAAATTGCGACTCCGAACTTGGATGGTTTGGCGGCGGGCGGTTTGAAGTTCACACAGTTCTACAACACCGCACGATGCTGGCCGACACGTTCGGCTCTTTTGACGGGGTATTACCCGCAACAAATTCGCAGGGATGGGATGCCCGGTGCGCCGAGTGGTTTTGGTGGATCTGGGAAACGTCCTGCTTGGGCACAAACGATTGCCGATTATTTACGACCAGCCGGCTACCGCAGTTATCACTCGGGCAAGTGGCATGTCGACGGCAAACCAACCGACAACGGATTTGACCTTTCGGATGAAGCGACACGTAGCCATGGTTTCTTTGATTCGATCAAGCGAGAGGACCGTGATCCAGATTTTTATCGCACAACGGCGACCGCGGATCACGCGATTGAGTGCTTACAGCAACACGCGGCGGAGTTCGCTGACCAACCGTTCTTTCAATACGTCGCCTTTCATGCTCCCCATTTTCCGTTGCACGCACTGCCCGAAGACATCGAACGCTATCGCGATCGTTACGTCGACGGATGGGATGCGCTACGGGAAGAACGGCATAAGCGTCAGCAGGCTTTGGGGATTACCAGTGCCGAGCTTTCAAAGTTAGAAGAAGACGTCGGACCGCCATACGCGTTTCCTGACCAGATTGCGTTGCTTGGACCGGGCGAGATCAATCGGCCTTTGCCTTGGGGAAAACTGACTCAGCAGCAGCAGCGTTTTCAGGCGACGAAGATGGCGATCCATGCGGCGATGATTGACCGAATGGATCAGGAGATTGGGCGCATTGTTGAACAGCTTCGCTCGATGAGTGCCTTCGAGGACACGTTGATCTTGTTTCTGTCGGACAACGGCGCAAGTGCGGAGATGATGGTGCGTGGCGAGGGCCATGATCCATCGGCCGCGCCCGGATCGGCCGCGACGTACTTGTGTTTGGGACCAGGGTTTTCGAGCGCCGCGAACACACCGTTTCGCCGACACAAAACTTGGGTGCACGAAGGTGGGATCTCGACACCGCTGATCGCCCACTGGCCCAAGCGTATCAGTGCCCGAAACGAGCTGCGTTGGACGATCGGTCACGTGATCGACATCGCGCCAACGATCCTGGATTTTGCGGGTGTCGAGCCTGCCAGCAGCAGTGTGCCAGCGATGATCGGCAAGAGTTTGGCGCCAGTACTGTTGAAGGGCGATGTCGCGCTGAATGACGAAATCTGGTTCTACCACGAAGGCAATCGGGCTTTGCGGCAAGGCGATTGGAAGATCGTGCATGGCAATGTCGCACGCGATTTCCCGTGGGGGCGATCCAAGGCGGCGGCCAACGAAACGGACCAAGCGGAATGGTCACTCTATGATCTATCCACCGATCGCGCCGAACAGAACGATGTCGCCTCCGACCATCCCGAAATTGTCGCGGCGATGCAGTCGCGTTGGTTGGAACTGCGGGATCAGTTCCTGCGAGATTCGGCGAGTGCCCTCCTGCCGTCGACGGACTGA
- a CDS encoding outer membrane protein assembly factor BamB family protein — MMFSAVGQLNQTLRFCIAVLLASLLAIAMSMPGYAQQPWTQFRGPDGSGISENSNVELQIDPLNGAAWRTETLGHGWSSPVTDGNIVWMTAAKVTLATAEQKKQALADVQLADMKDVAGSVELLAIALDAKTGKTLHVIELGQVAEPKPIHPMNGYASPTPAIDGDRVVVHFGQYGTWCLDLQSGDVLWQRTFVVDDSVGPGSSPVIHQGNVILTCDGMDKQFVVAVSLATGETIWKTDRPTIDASNEEYRKSYSTPLLIQVDGKTQAVIPCAQWCVAYDPQTGQELWRVDHGNGFSVTPMPSFAGGKLIFSTGFMKAELIAVDPHRRGDVTGSHVTWRASKGGSRMSSMVTDESRIYSISDDGILTALRLSDGQTLYRERLGGKYSASPFRVQNRIVLANHDGEFTVFRTGDKFEELAKYEFDEQVMASPCVIDNGLLIRTASAVYRFEPHARINK, encoded by the coding sequence ATGATGTTTTCCGCTGTTGGACAATTGAACCAGACACTCCGCTTTTGCATTGCCGTTCTGTTGGCAAGCTTACTGGCGATCGCGATGTCGATGCCGGGTTATGCCCAGCAACCTTGGACTCAGTTCCGCGGTCCAGACGGTTCTGGCATTAGCGAAAACTCGAACGTGGAATTGCAAATCGATCCGCTCAACGGAGCGGCCTGGCGAACCGAGACACTCGGTCATGGCTGGTCGTCACCCGTCACCGATGGAAATATCGTGTGGATGACGGCGGCGAAAGTGACTCTGGCAACCGCCGAACAAAAGAAGCAGGCGCTTGCCGATGTTCAGCTCGCTGACATGAAGGACGTTGCTGGTTCCGTTGAACTGTTGGCAATTGCGTTAGATGCTAAGACAGGAAAGACTTTGCACGTCATCGAGTTGGGCCAGGTCGCCGAACCAAAACCGATTCATCCGATGAACGGCTATGCTTCGCCCACACCGGCGATCGATGGTGACCGGGTAGTCGTGCATTTCGGTCAGTACGGCACTTGGTGTTTGGATTTGCAAAGCGGCGATGTCCTTTGGCAACGGACTTTTGTCGTCGACGATAGTGTCGGGCCTGGCAGCAGCCCGGTGATTCACCAAGGCAACGTGATTTTGACGTGCGACGGAATGGATAAGCAATTCGTTGTCGCGGTTTCCTTGGCAACCGGCGAAACCATTTGGAAAACCGACCGACCGACCATTGACGCGTCGAACGAAGAATATCGTAAATCTTACTCGACACCGTTGCTGATCCAGGTAGACGGAAAAACGCAGGCTGTGATTCCATGCGCCCAGTGGTGCGTCGCCTACGATCCACAAACTGGCCAAGAACTATGGCGGGTGGATCATGGCAACGGATTCAGCGTGACGCCGATGCCTTCGTTTGCGGGTGGGAAATTGATCTTCTCGACCGGATTCATGAAGGCAGAATTGATTGCCGTTGATCCGCACAGGCGCGGAGACGTGACCGGATCGCACGTGACTTGGCGAGCCAGCAAGGGTGGTTCGCGGATGTCGAGTATGGTGACCGACGAGTCGCGGATCTATTCGATTAGCGATGACGGAATCTTGACCGCATTACGACTCTCGGATGGACAGACACTCTACCGTGAACGTTTGGGTGGCAAATACTCAGCGTCGCCATTCCGTGTCCAAAATCGCATCGTGTTGGCGAACCATGATGGTGAGTTTACCGTTTTCCGCACTGGTGACAAATTCGAAGAACTAGCAAAGTACGAATTCGACGAACAGGTCATGGCAAGTCCTTGTGTGATCGACAATGGCTTGCTGATCCGCACGGCGTCGGCCGTTTATCGGTTCGAACCACACGCGCGAATCAATAAATAG
- a CDS encoding response regulator — MNLLLIDDNSDKFTPQFDSPDFSTVPESAIATLIALDECEEQQLHTHGAHRLAEYPVDRPWVLCIDDDAEFLHGLKLKLQQRGYDVVRAHEGEEGYKFAFKFNPVMILLDLHMPHTTGEEVLAQLRQHPDTSRIPVVIMTGLNEHGLELRMHSLGAHQVFRKPVPLDALADAVDHYLNNA; from the coding sequence ATGAACCTATTACTGATTGACGACAACTCCGACAAGTTCACTCCCCAGTTCGATTCGCCCGATTTCTCGACGGTGCCCGAGTCGGCGATCGCTACGTTGATCGCCTTGGACGAGTGTGAAGAACAGCAATTGCATACTCATGGCGCCCACAGGCTAGCCGAGTATCCAGTAGACCGCCCGTGGGTCTTGTGCATTGATGACGACGCAGAGTTCTTGCACGGACTGAAACTGAAACTCCAGCAGCGAGGCTATGACGTCGTCCGTGCGCATGAGGGCGAAGAAGGCTACAAGTTCGCATTCAAATTCAACCCCGTCATGATTCTGTTGGACTTGCACATGCCGCACACGACCGGCGAAGAAGTTCTTGCGCAGCTTCGCCAACACCCCGACACATCTCGAATCCCAGTCGTGATCATGACCGGGCTAAACGAGCACGGACTCGAATTGCGAATGCACTCACTTGGTGCCCATCAAGTGTTCCGCAAGCCAGTCCCACTCGATGCACTCGCCGATGCCGTCGATCATTACCTAAACAACGCCTGA
- a CDS encoding response regulator, with the protein MSAKKHVLVVDDDEAILHGTQLRVAFNGYEVSIAANGAQAFDKAVSLRPDAILMDVRMPVMDGLKALAKLKADPRTSDIPVVIASASPGDKHTSLESGAHFFLTKPYINQTMLSAIASSLASQSPANI; encoded by the coding sequence GTGTCGGCTAAAAAGCATGTTCTGGTTGTGGATGACGACGAAGCTATCCTGCACGGAACCCAACTCCGCGTCGCTTTCAATGGCTATGAGGTTTCGATCGCAGCAAATGGTGCCCAAGCGTTCGACAAAGCCGTCAGCCTACGACCTGACGCCATCCTGATGGATGTTCGAATGCCAGTGATGGACGGGCTAAAAGCTTTGGCGAAACTTAAAGCCGATCCACGCACCTCTGATATCCCCGTGGTGATCGCATCAGCCAGTCCGGGCGACAAACACACTTCACTAGAATCGGGGGCACACTTCTTTCTGACCAAGCCCTACATCAATCAAACGATGCTATCTGCGATTGCGTCCAGCCTCGCATCACAATCACCCGCCAACATCTAA
- a CDS encoding ATP-binding response regulator has product MNTKPTRILSIEDDAGDAMLVRRSLTRSPGNYEVHHAMTLNEGLEQFAREPFQVIITDLGLPDSLGLSAITRLSKECHSAAIIALSGSDAEDLYIQAISLGADNYLCKADLPIIHRCVQQSIQRQLHRNEIERLVEAVQSQKSALQQQGQELAEKNAHLKKLCDSSQSFVNNVSHEFRTPLCVVKQYANLIADEVVGPITPEQCRMLRVIEDRVDDLNNMVDDMLDVSRHESGLLAAKRDRCDSNEIVERILAGLRQRAALRGIELKYIPDPTQKTMFGDAEKISRTLINLIVNAIKFSATGDEVTIEVSTCDSNRECRFSVTDCGPGIEPDQQKRIFERFSQVKTGLHQSIDGVGLGLNIAKELVDLNLGCLSLDSKVGAGSTFSFTVPYDDAGEVAKRYFARLLAIEAFGPITIFLISAADEKATDETEREIKLLLNYLVRAPDLLLHPNPSEWTLILRASPAESMEFLARVTSEIESINRNRPQGPMPCIRFHSEGSFDLREAMSMMHQRLDLRHQGPRIPSLRTPQFGDASVIVQGESCVG; this is encoded by the coding sequence ATGAATACCAAACCAACTCGAATCCTGTCGATTGAAGATGACGCCGGCGACGCGATGCTCGTACGGCGCTCCCTCACGCGATCGCCTGGGAACTACGAAGTTCACCATGCGATGACGCTGAATGAAGGGCTTGAGCAGTTCGCTCGCGAACCATTTCAAGTCATCATCACCGACCTCGGGCTCCCTGATTCGCTCGGATTGTCCGCCATCACTCGGCTCAGCAAAGAGTGCCATTCAGCGGCCATCATTGCGCTTTCGGGCAGCGACGCCGAAGACTTGTACATTCAAGCGATTTCGCTGGGCGCGGACAATTATCTGTGCAAAGCGGATTTGCCGATCATTCACCGCTGTGTGCAACAAAGCATCCAACGCCAACTCCATCGCAACGAAATCGAAAGACTCGTTGAAGCGGTTCAAAGTCAAAAATCGGCTCTCCAACAACAAGGCCAAGAGCTCGCCGAGAAAAACGCTCACCTCAAAAAGTTGTGCGACTCTTCCCAATCATTCGTTAACAATGTCTCACACGAATTCCGCACTCCGCTTTGCGTTGTAAAGCAATACGCTAACCTTATTGCGGATGAAGTGGTCGGCCCAATCACGCCGGAACAATGCCGAATGCTTCGCGTCATCGAAGACCGTGTGGACGACCTCAATAATATGGTTGACGACATGCTTGACGTCAGCCGGCACGAATCAGGGCTATTGGCCGCCAAGCGAGATCGCTGTGACTCGAATGAAATCGTTGAACGGATTTTGGCAGGACTTCGGCAAAGAGCGGCGCTTCGCGGAATCGAACTAAAGTACATTCCAGACCCGACCCAAAAAACCATGTTCGGCGATGCCGAAAAGATCTCTCGAACCTTGATCAACTTGATTGTCAACGCGATCAAGTTTTCGGCCACCGGCGATGAAGTCACCATCGAAGTCTCTACCTGTGATTCCAATCGCGAGTGCCGATTTTCCGTCACGGACTGCGGACCAGGAATCGAACCCGATCAGCAAAAGAGGATCTTCGAGCGATTCAGCCAAGTCAAAACGGGCTTGCACCAGTCCATTGACGGTGTTGGTCTAGGTTTGAATATCGCAAAGGAACTCGTCGACCTCAACCTGGGATGCCTTTCACTTGACAGTAAAGTCGGCGCCGGAAGCACGTTCTCGTTCACCGTTCCCTACGACGACGCCGGCGAAGTCGCCAAGCGATACTTCGCACGCCTTCTTGCTATCGAAGCGTTCGGGCCAATCACGATCTTTTTAATTTCGGCTGCTGACGAAAAAGCAACGGACGAAACCGAACGAGAGATCAAACTGCTGCTCAATTACCTGGTACGCGCTCCTGACTTGCTGCTGCATCCAAATCCGTCTGAATGGACATTGATCCTAAGAGCAAGTCCCGCAGAATCGATGGAGTTTCTCGCTCGCGTTACTTCAGAAATCGAATCAATCAATCGAAACCGCCCGCAGGGGCCAATGCCATGCATTCGGTTCCATTCCGAAGGATCATTTGATCTGCGTGAAGCGATGTCGATGATGCATCAACGCCTAGATTTAAGACATCAAGGACCCAGAATCCCAAGTTTGAGAACGCCGCAGTTCGGTGATGCAAGTGTGATCGTGCAAGGAGAATCTTGTGTCGGCTAA